In Oryza brachyantha chromosome 1, ObraRS2, whole genome shotgun sequence, the following are encoded in one genomic region:
- the LOC102713866 gene encoding uncharacterized protein LOC102713866 → MMMRPSCGYGFTGAGGVAAAAAITVRLPPARAANTSSEPAARLRAVLERVDEELREGNDEAALSLVRGAQGADGGLRFFGAARQVPQRLYTLDELKLNGIDASAFLSPVDLTLGSIERNLQIAAILGGLSVSVAFELSQLQILFLFLGLLSLWSVDLVYFGGGVRNLILDTIGHNLSQKYHDRVIQHEAGHFLIAYLIGVLPKGYTITSLDTLIKKGSLNVQAGTAFVDFEFLQEVNTGKLSATMLNKFSCIALAGVATEYLLYGYSEGGLADIGQLDGLLKGLGFTQKKADSQVRWAVLNTVLTLRRHEKARSQLAEAMSSGMSVGSCIGVIEENINTEDI, encoded by the exons atgatgatGAGACCGTCCTGCGGCTACGGcttcaccggcgccggcggagtcgccgccgccgccgccatcaccgtcaGGCTGCCGCCTGCCCGCGCGGCGAATACCTCCTcggagccggcggcgcggctgcgggCGGTGCTCGAGCGGGTCGACGAGGAGCTGCGGGAGGGGAACGACGAGGCCGCGCTGTCCCTCGTGCGCGGCGCGCAGGGGGCCGACGGCGGGCTCCGGTTCTTTGGCGCAGCGAGGCAG gTACCTCAAAGACTTTATACATTGGACGAGCTGAAGTTAAATGGGATCGATGCTTCTGCTTTTCTATCTCCTGTGGATCTGACTTTGGGATCAATTGAGAGAAATCTCCAAATTGCTGCAATTCTTGGAGGGCTCTCTGTATCAGTTGCATTTGAGCTTTCGCAACTCCAAatactgtttctttttttgggtCTACTATCTCTGTGGTCTGTAGATTTG GTATATTTCGGTGGTGGAGTGAGAAACTTGATTCTTGATACAATTGGTCACAATCTTAGCCAGAAGTATCATGACAGAGTTATTCAG CACGAAGCTGGCCACTTCTTGATAGCTTATTTGATTGGGGTCCTTCCCAAGGGATACACTATCACAAGCTTAGACACACTTATAAAAAAGGGCTCACTGAATGTGCAAGCTGGGACAGCTTTTGTGGATTTTGAGTTCCTTCAAGAG GTCAATACAGGCAAACTATCTGCCACG ATGTTGAACAAGTTCTCATGCATTGCATTGGCTGGAGTAGCAACAGAGTATCTTTTGTATGGATATTCTGAAGGTGGACTAGCGGACATTGGCCAA TTGGATGGATTGCTCAAGGGTCTAGGTTTCACCCAGAAGAAAGCTGATTCACAGGTGAGATGGGCTGTGCTGAATACTGTACTTACACTGCGTCGCCATGAAAAGGCCAGATCACAGCTCGCAGAGGCAATGTCTTCTGGGATGTCAGTTGGATCTTGTATCGGGGTCATAGAAGAGAATATAAACACCGAGGATATTTAG